A genomic window from Desulfovibrio oxyclinae DSM 11498 includes:
- a CDS encoding DUF814 domain-containing protein: protein MTKRYDGLALLSGGLDSLLAIKVLQDQGLDILGLHFTTPFFGKPWLQDEWLSEYGIESINIDISKDYVRMMVDGPAHGFGKWLNPCVDCKIIMLRKAAALLDEHGAKFLVSGEVIGQRPMSQRRDALSTILNEAGVQDRLLRPLCAKSMKETVVEKEGLVDRERLLGFKGRSRKPQLELAEHYGFTKIPSPAGGCVLAESESSARFIRLMQAKALPTPADFRLSQTGRQCWAGPLWLAMGRKKADNNRLEKLVGDGDILLRTVGFPGPVAILRPTDDGHPSAEDVRDAAAFTASYSTKARRHFEETGEPVTVSAASGDHVEELRVIPSRVTPLGWAEPSPDEVKPWKDERKQAEEAQ from the coding sequence ATGACAAAACGATATGACGGACTGGCTCTGCTTTCCGGCGGGCTGGACTCGCTTCTGGCGATCAAGGTGCTTCAGGATCAGGGGCTCGACATTCTCGGGCTTCATTTTACGACGCCGTTTTTCGGCAAGCCGTGGTTGCAGGACGAGTGGCTCTCGGAATATGGCATTGAGTCAATCAATATTGATATATCCAAGGATTATGTGCGCATGATGGTTGACGGCCCGGCGCATGGGTTCGGCAAATGGCTGAATCCTTGTGTGGACTGCAAAATCATAATGTTGCGCAAGGCTGCCGCGCTGTTGGATGAGCATGGGGCAAAGTTCCTTGTTTCCGGCGAGGTGATCGGGCAGCGGCCAATGTCGCAGCGTCGCGATGCGCTTTCGACGATTCTCAATGAAGCCGGGGTTCAGGACCGGCTGCTGCGTCCGCTTTGTGCCAAGAGCATGAAGGAGACGGTGGTCGAGAAAGAAGGATTGGTGGACCGTGAGCGGCTGCTCGGATTCAAGGGGCGTTCGCGCAAGCCGCAGCTTGAGCTGGCGGAGCATTACGGGTTCACGAAGATTCCTTCGCCTGCCGGCGGTTGCGTTCTGGCGGAGTCCGAGTCTTCTGCTCGCTTCATTAGGTTGATGCAGGCAAAGGCTCTGCCGACTCCTGCGGATTTCCGGCTTTCCCAGACCGGGCGTCAGTGCTGGGCCGGTCCGTTGTGGCTGGCGATGGGGCGCAAAAAGGCTGACAATAATCGGCTGGAAAAGCTGGTGGGTGACGGGGACATCCTGTTGCGTACGGTGGGCTTTCCCGGACCGGTGGCCATTCTGCGGCCCACCGACGACGGGCACCCTTCTGCCGAAGACGTGCGGGATGCCGCGGCGTTCACCGCATCGTACTCCACCAAGGCCCGTAGACATTTTGAGGAGACCGGCGAGCCGGTGACCGTCAGTGCGGCATCCGGGGATCATGTGGAGGAACTTCGCGTGATTCCTTCGCGTGTGACCCCCCTTGGCTGGGCCGAGCCTTCACCGGACGAGGTCAAGCCATGGAAGGATGAGCGCAAGCAGGCCGAGGAAGCCCAATAA
- a CDS encoding calcium/sodium antiporter: MTLYILEFLLAAAMLWFGANWIVTSASLIARKWGISELVIGLTVVAFGTSAPEFLVTLNAAFQGEEAISLSNVVGSNIFNLGFILGIMAMIKPLTSNKRIVYRDGMLLFLTTVAIYAVSFTGMMSRTFGAALVALLVGYLVYLGVRKESPGEDELDELPERAAQWYDYPLLLGGFLSIAVGGHFMVEAATGIALALGVSTWVIGVTVVAAGTSLPEMVTCLAASVKGKSNMMLGNLIGSDFFNFAGVLGLTALLRPLAVSNEAQSSLMVLVGMVALVLVMLRTGWRINRREGALLVLISLVRWYQDFTA, encoded by the coding sequence ATGACACTATATATTCTAGAATTCCTTCTGGCTGCCGCCATGCTCTGGTTCGGCGCCAACTGGATCGTGACTTCAGCTTCTCTCATTGCCCGCAAGTGGGGCATTTCCGAACTCGTGATCGGACTGACGGTCGTCGCCTTCGGCACATCGGCGCCGGAATTTCTGGTGACGCTGAACGCGGCGTTTCAGGGCGAGGAAGCCATTTCCCTGTCCAACGTGGTCGGATCGAACATATTCAACCTCGGCTTCATTCTTGGCATCATGGCCATGATCAAGCCGCTGACATCCAACAAGCGCATCGTCTACCGCGACGGCATGCTCCTTTTCCTGACCACGGTGGCGATCTACGCCGTATCCTTCACCGGCATGATGAGCCGTACGTTCGGTGCCGCCTTGGTAGCCCTGCTCGTGGGATATCTTGTGTATCTGGGTGTGCGCAAGGAGTCTCCGGGCGAAGACGAGCTGGACGAACTGCCTGAGCGCGCGGCCCAGTGGTACGACTACCCCCTGCTGCTCGGCGGCTTTCTTTCCATCGCCGTGGGCGGACACTTCATGGTCGAGGCTGCCACCGGCATTGCGCTGGCGCTGGGTGTCTCCACATGGGTGATCGGCGTTACGGTCGTGGCTGCGGGGACTTCGCTTCCCGAGATGGTCACCTGCCTCGCGGCCTCCGTGAAGGGCAAAAGCAACATGATGCTCGGCAACCTGATCGGCAGCGACTTCTTCAATTTTGCCGGTGTCCTGGGCCTTACCGCCCTGCTGCGACCGCTGGCGGTGTCGAACGAGGCGCAGTCTTCGCTTATGGTGCTGGTGGGCATGGTGGCTCTGGTGTTGGTGATGCTGCGCACGGGGTGGCGCATCAACCGTCGCGAGGGCGCACTTCTGGTGCTCATAAGTCTTGTGCGTTGGTATCAGGACTTCACAGCCTGA
- a CDS encoding CDP-alcohol phosphatidyltransferase family protein: protein MDYFNPQEQSWRHTFESLRDRVFGPLVVVMARNGVQPNQVTLAGVVSLLGACIFSPEHAWTATALMALYVLCDGMDGPLARRTGHVHPGGALMDIVADQLGVALLPAAAIHHFGAWGPGMVLFASFYLVFIALVVYANRTGVRLRVFLRLKYAFFLLYLASLHLNRDLVSVPCTIFALYYFVEVQNVLLRIHRHHEKAGPE from the coding sequence ATGGACTACTTCAATCCGCAGGAGCAATCCTGGCGGCACACCTTCGAAAGCCTGCGCGACAGGGTCTTCGGACCGCTCGTCGTAGTGATGGCGAGAAACGGCGTGCAGCCGAATCAAGTGACGCTGGCCGGAGTCGTGTCGCTGCTAGGAGCCTGCATCTTTTCGCCGGAACACGCCTGGACGGCGACGGCGCTCATGGCCTTGTACGTCCTGTGCGACGGCATGGACGGTCCGCTTGCGCGGCGAACGGGACATGTACACCCCGGTGGCGCGCTCATGGATATCGTGGCCGACCAACTGGGCGTCGCTCTGCTCCCGGCTGCGGCGATCCATCACTTCGGCGCATGGGGACCGGGCATGGTCCTGTTCGCCAGCTTCTACCTCGTGTTCATCGCCCTTGTAGTCTATGCCAATCGAACAGGTGTTCGGCTTCGGGTTTTCCTGCGCCTGAAGTACGCCTTCTTTCTTCTGTATCTCGCATCCCTGCACCTGAACCGGGACCTTGTCTCGGTCCCGTGTACGATCTTCGCCCTTTACTACTTTGTCGAGGTGCAGAACGTGCTGCTGCGAATCCATCGCCATCACGAAAAAGCGGGCCCGGAATAA
- a CDS encoding PHP domain-containing protein — MTTFDLHFHANVHGLKRSSKARRMLRHVEFLKSHPLDHLASTEHSYKNPLEAYQRLADSTAQLPVNIIPGVESVSSEGIDVIFLYRTEDDLRRALDETPSFRWSVRDVKSIRRNTGGLCVIPHPFHISKTAAGSNLSRRSYKLLLNNADYIEVHNGSALHLDRRLKRSCTKPLFPRTLEKMRWTLDLPMSQRGRNLGWAIGSDAHFPGEQYVVGKTRLDPRSGEDAFDFLSRRLQLEQTPLMPMGQTNMAHNYSLVRAGVSTLMEGALKRLRRLHDNASDIPAPDFALPPLI, encoded by the coding sequence ATGACCACGTTCGACCTTCATTTCCACGCCAATGTGCATGGCCTGAAGCGCAGCTCCAAGGCCCGGCGCATGCTCAGGCACGTGGAATTTCTGAAGTCGCATCCGCTGGATCATCTGGCCTCCACCGAGCATTCCTACAAGAATCCCCTCGAAGCCTACCAGCGTCTTGCAGACAGCACGGCGCAGCTGCCGGTGAACATCATCCCCGGCGTGGAATCCGTTTCCTCGGAAGGCATCGACGTGATTTTTCTCTACCGCACCGAGGACGACCTGCGCCGCGCGTTGGACGAGACACCCAGTTTCCGCTGGTCCGTACGAGACGTGAAGTCCATCCGCCGAAACACCGGCGGCCTTTGCGTCATCCCGCATCCGTTCCACATCAGCAAGACCGCCGCAGGCAGCAACCTTTCCAGACGCTCCTACAAGTTGCTGCTGAACAACGCGGATTACATCGAAGTGCACAACGGCTCGGCCCTGCATCTCGACCGACGTCTGAAACGCAGCTGCACCAAGCCGCTCTTCCCCCGTACGCTGGAAAAGATGCGCTGGACGCTGGACCTGCCCATGTCCCAGCGCGGCCGAAATCTCGGCTGGGCCATCGGCTCGGACGCCCATTTTCCGGGCGAGCAGTACGTGGTGGGCAAGACCCGGCTTGATCCCCGCTCCGGCGAGGATGCGTTCGACTTCCTGAGCCGCCGTCTTCAGCTGGAACAGACCCCGCTCATGCCCATGGGGCAGACCAACATGGCCCATAATTACAGCCTCGTACGCGCCGGAGTGAGCACCCTCATGGAAGGCGCGCTCAAGAGGCTGCGCCGCCTGCACGACAACGCCTCCGACATTCCCGCACCAGACTTTGCGCTCCCCCCTCTTATTTAG
- the argC gene encoding N-acetyl-gamma-glutamyl-phosphate reductase, whose product MKGTIAAGLVGVTGYAGMELARLMTSHPSMELVRVTSRAEAGKKLSDLYPFLQGLGPGELEVTEPDPRDLATSCDVVFLAVPHKAAMEIAAVLLEEGVKVVDLSADFRLRDRCTYEQWYDVPHTRPELLEQAVYGLPELYADRIPLANLIANPGCYPTASVLGLAPALKNGLVETDGVIIDAKSGASGAGRGAKVPNLFCEVHDSFRAYGLPKHRHTPEIEQEAGLLAGTDMVLSFNTHLLPIDRGILATIYTSLKDGVTMEAVREAYESFYADKPYVRVLPEGKFPETRFVRGTMFCDIGLVTDPRTGRLIILSAIDNLCRGASGQALANANLMCGLDISLGLPTAPLMP is encoded by the coding sequence ATGAAGGGAACCATCGCAGCCGGGCTCGTCGGAGTGACCGGTTACGCAGGCATGGAGCTGGCGCGGCTCATGACGTCGCACCCCTCCATGGAGCTGGTGCGCGTGACATCGCGCGCAGAAGCCGGAAAAAAACTGTCCGACCTCTATCCGTTTCTTCAGGGGCTCGGCCCCGGCGAACTCGAAGTCACGGAGCCGGACCCGCGCGATCTGGCCACGTCCTGCGACGTGGTTTTTCTGGCCGTGCCGCACAAGGCCGCCATGGAAATCGCCGCGGTGCTGCTGGAAGAAGGCGTCAAGGTCGTGGACCTTTCGGCCGACTTTCGCCTGCGCGACCGCTGTACCTACGAGCAGTGGTACGATGTTCCCCACACACGCCCCGAGCTGCTGGAGCAGGCGGTCTACGGTCTGCCCGAACTCTACGCGGACCGCATCCCGCTGGCGAACCTCATCGCCAACCCCGGCTGCTACCCCACGGCTTCCGTCCTCGGACTGGCTCCGGCGTTGAAGAACGGACTTGTGGAGACCGACGGCGTGATCATCGACGCCAAATCCGGCGCATCCGGGGCAGGACGTGGCGCCAAGGTGCCCAACCTTTTCTGTGAAGTGCACGACTCCTTCCGCGCCTACGGCCTGCCGAAGCATCGCCACACGCCGGAAATCGAACAGGAGGCCGGGCTGTTGGCGGGCACGGACATGGTGCTCTCCTTCAACACCCACCTGCTGCCCATCGATCGCGGTATCCTCGCCACCATCTATACTTCCCTGAAGGACGGCGTGACCATGGAAGCCGTGCGCGAGGCCTACGAAAGCTTTTATGCCGACAAGCCGTACGTGCGGGTGCTGCCCGAAGGCAAATTCCCGGAAACCCGGTTCGTGCGCGGGACCATGTTCTGCGACATCGGGCTGGTGACCGACCCTCGCACCGGACGCCTGATCATTCTTTCCGCCATCGACAATCTTTGTCGCGGAGCATCCGGTCAGGCGTTGGCCAACGCCAACCTCATGTGCGGGCTGGATATTTCTCTGGGCCTGCCCACAGCGCCGCTCATGCCCTGA
- a CDS encoding DUF1844 domain-containing protein gives MADTCRENPMKGMNLPEMSFTTFIYSLSSSAMVALGEAPDPGTGKTEFQPHLARHTIDVLAMLQDKFEKGLDDTERKLLCDLLYNLRMSYVNKAGE, from the coding sequence ATGGCTGACACCTGCAGGGAAAACCCCATGAAGGGCATGAATCTGCCCGAGATGAGCTTTACCACTTTCATATATTCGCTGAGTTCCTCAGCCATGGTCGCGCTCGGCGAGGCTCCGGATCCCGGCACCGGGAAGACAGAGTTTCAGCCGCATCTGGCACGGCATACCATCGACGTGCTTGCCATGTTGCAGGATAAGTTCGAGAAAGGGCTCGACGATACCGAGCGCAAATTGCTGTGCGACCTGCTCTACAATCTGCGCATGAGCTACGTGAACAAGGCGGGAGAGTAG
- a CDS encoding anaerobic ribonucleoside-triphosphate reductase activating protein, whose translation MTQPQSVWNHVRGFENYSLCDWPGRPCSVIFLGGCNLRCPTCHNGTLAWDMRSLHVMPEKELKSYLRNRAAWLDGITITGGEPTCVPALGELLYEIRKFKLPIKMDSNGMRPEIIEDVLSFGLADVFAVDVKGPYHKYPELTGNAVSEVAARANLDKVFAMAEANPDAFYFRLTKVPGLTVEDIETARSYLPSGFSLKLQDYVEPRRENAQPDHETRRPVGNVV comes from the coding sequence ATGACTCAGCCGCAAAGCGTATGGAACCATGTCAGAGGGTTCGAGAACTACAGCCTCTGCGACTGGCCCGGGCGTCCCTGTTCCGTCATTTTCCTCGGCGGCTGCAACCTGCGCTGCCCCACCTGCCATAACGGCACTCTGGCCTGGGACATGCGTTCGCTTCACGTCATGCCCGAGAAAGAGCTCAAGAGCTATCTGCGCAACCGCGCGGCCTGGCTTGACGGTATCACCATCACCGGCGGCGAACCCACCTGCGTGCCTGCGCTGGGCGAGCTTCTCTACGAGATTCGCAAGTTCAAGCTGCCCATCAAGATGGACTCCAACGGCATGCGCCCCGAGATCATCGAAGACGTGCTCTCTTTCGGTCTCGCCGATGTCTTTGCCGTGGACGTGAAAGGGCCGTACCACAAATACCCCGAGCTGACCGGCAACGCTGTTTCCGAAGTGGCCGCACGCGCCAACCTGGATAAAGTTTTCGCCATGGCGGAAGCCAACCCCGATGCCTTCTACTTCCGGCTCACAAAGGTTCCGGGGCTCACCGTCGAGGATATCGAGACCGCCCGAAGCTATCTGCCTTCGGGCTTTTCTCTGAAATTGCAGGATTACGTCGAACCGAGGAGGGAGAATGCCCAGCCAGATCATGAAACGAGACGGCCGGTTGGAAACGTGGTCTAA
- a CDS encoding ribonucleoside triphosphate reductase encodes MPSQIMKRDGRLETWSNDRIAEAIFKALKASGVKDPLLAKRLAGKVEQKLSDRDIPEQEHVQNMVEHVLMESRQYDVARKYILYREKRRGIRSQKEAFLDIKDVIDDYLGKADWRVSENANMTHSFQGLMLHLSGTVQARYALEKYPEEIRQAHEHAYFHIHDLSFGLAGYCAGWSLRDLLLEGFSLEGRASAGPARHFDTALGQMNNFLGTLQNEWAGAQAFNNVDTYLAPFIRHDGLSYDQVRQAMQKFVFNLNTTSRWGGQSPFTNLTFDLVPPKHIAKEAVIIGGELQDTVYDDYREEMLMINKAFLEVMFDGDYHGRIFSFPIPTYNITEDFPWDSEIGELLLKLTAKYGVPYFQNFINSDLSPEDVRSMCCRLQMDLRELRKKTGGLFGAGDLTGSIGVVTLNLPKLAYLANSEDDFLDLITEYAGMAKESLEYKRKLITDNLQNGMFPWSQRYLKNGYKGHFSTIGVIGGHEACLNLLGKGINTESGIRLMRRALNHLRRLTSDYQEETGNLYNLEATPGEGTSYRLAKIDKSLYADIQTQGNGTPYYTNSTALPVGISDDVLFALEHQDQLQPLYTGGTVFHTYLGEAVADVDSLKKFIVTAFSKTKMPYISITPTFSVCKEHGYLHGEHFECPHCGAEAEVYTRIVGYYRPVSRWNKGKQAEYTDRIVFSECDCA; translated from the coding sequence ATGCCCAGCCAGATCATGAAACGAGACGGCCGGTTGGAAACGTGGTCTAACGACCGCATCGCCGAAGCCATCTTCAAGGCCCTGAAGGCCAGCGGAGTCAAGGACCCCCTGCTGGCAAAGCGTCTGGCCGGAAAGGTCGAGCAGAAGCTCTCCGACCGCGACATCCCCGAGCAGGAGCACGTCCAGAACATGGTCGAGCACGTGCTCATGGAGTCGCGCCAATATGACGTGGCCCGCAAGTACATCCTCTACCGGGAGAAACGTCGCGGCATCCGCTCCCAGAAGGAAGCCTTCCTCGACATCAAGGACGTCATTGACGACTACCTTGGAAAGGCCGACTGGCGCGTGTCCGAGAACGCCAACATGACGCACTCCTTTCAAGGCCTCATGCTGCACCTGTCCGGAACCGTGCAGGCACGCTACGCGCTTGAGAAGTATCCCGAGGAAATCAGACAGGCCCACGAACACGCCTATTTCCACATACACGATCTTTCCTTCGGCCTGGCCGGCTACTGCGCCGGCTGGAGCCTGCGCGACCTGCTGCTCGAAGGCTTCTCCCTTGAAGGTCGCGCATCCGCCGGCCCCGCCCGTCACTTCGACACCGCGCTGGGCCAGATGAACAATTTCCTCGGTACGCTGCAGAACGAATGGGCCGGTGCCCAGGCGTTCAACAACGTGGACACCTATCTTGCTCCCTTCATCCGTCACGACGGCCTGAGCTACGATCAGGTCCGTCAGGCCATGCAGAAGTTCGTGTTCAACCTGAACACCACTTCGCGCTGGGGTGGCCAGAGCCCGTTCACCAACCTGACCTTTGACCTTGTGCCGCCGAAGCACATCGCCAAGGAAGCCGTCATCATCGGCGGCGAACTGCAGGACACCGTCTACGACGACTACCGCGAAGAAATGCTGATGATAAACAAGGCATTCCTCGAAGTCATGTTCGACGGCGACTATCACGGCCGCATCTTCTCGTTCCCGATCCCCACCTACAACATCACCGAAGATTTCCCGTGGGATTCCGAGATCGGCGAACTGCTGCTGAAGCTCACCGCCAAGTACGGCGTTCCGTACTTCCAGAACTTCATCAACTCCGACCTCTCGCCGGAAGACGTGCGCTCCATGTGCTGCCGTCTTCAGATGGATCTGCGCGAACTGCGCAAGAAAACCGGCGGACTGTTCGGTGCCGGCGACCTTACCGGCTCCATCGGCGTGGTCACCCTGAACCTGCCCAAGCTGGCATACCTCGCCAACTCCGAGGACGACTTCCTCGACCTGATCACCGAGTACGCGGGCATGGCAAAGGAATCTCTTGAATACAAACGCAAGCTCATCACGGACAACCTGCAAAACGGCATGTTCCCGTGGTCCCAGCGCTACCTCAAGAACGGCTACAAGGGCCATTTCTCCACCATCGGCGTCATCGGCGGACACGAAGCCTGCCTGAACCTGCTCGGCAAGGGCATCAACACCGAGTCCGGAATTCGCCTTATGCGCCGCGCCCTGAATCACCTGCGCCGCCTGACTTCCGACTATCAGGAAGAAACCGGCAACCTCTACAACCTTGAAGCAACTCCGGGCGAAGGCACCAGCTACCGTCTGGCGAAGATCGACAAGTCGCTCTACGCCGACATCCAGACACAGGGCAACGGCACGCCGTACTACACCAACTCCACGGCGCTTCCGGTGGGCATCTCCGACGACGTCCTTTTCGCACTGGAGCATCAGGACCAGCTGCAGCCCCTGTACACCGGCGGGACAGTCTTCCACACCTACCTCGGCGAAGCCGTGGCGGACGTGGACTCGCTCAAGAAATTCATCGTCACCGCCTTTTCCAAGACCAAGATGCCGTACATCTCCATCACGCCGACCTTCTCGGTATGCAAGGAGCACGGCTACCTGCACGGCGAACACTTTGAATGCCCGCACTGCGGCGCCGAAGCGGAAGTCTACACGCGCATCGTCGGCTACTACCGCCCGGTTTCGCGCTGGAACAAGGGCAAACAGGCCGAGTACACCGACCGCATCGTCTTTTCCGAATGCGACTGCGCGTAG
- a CDS encoding LexA family transcriptional regulator translates to MSKQFEAFFERLKQATDIRNQSDLARALDVGRAAVSLAKKKDQVPSRWVLALSIRYDVDARWLETGDGSATGEDDEAFERIPKVRARLSAGGGSFETEGQVEGYYSFRADWLHSRGNPRKMVLMEVVGNSMEPELKEGDLVLLDQDKTEILAGGLYAVGVEDTVMVKRVERLPRTLVLHSDNKDYSPVKLTGEELDNVRVIGRVLWVAREYM, encoded by the coding sequence ATGAGCAAACAGTTTGAAGCGTTTTTCGAGCGGCTGAAACAGGCCACGGATATCCGTAACCAGTCGGATCTCGCGCGCGCCCTCGACGTGGGACGTGCCGCGGTCTCGCTGGCCAAGAAGAAGGACCAGGTCCCGTCCCGCTGGGTTCTGGCGTTGTCCATACGGTACGATGTGGATGCCCGCTGGCTTGAGACCGGCGACGGCAGCGCCACGGGCGAGGATGACGAAGCATTCGAGCGCATCCCCAAGGTGCGTGCCAGACTCTCGGCCGGCGGCGGCTCCTTCGAGACCGAAGGGCAGGTTGAGGGGTATTACTCCTTTCGCGCCGACTGGCTGCATTCCCGCGGCAACCCGCGCAAGATGGTGCTCATGGAAGTCGTGGGCAACTCCATGGAGCCGGAGCTCAAGGAAGGCGATCTCGTGCTGCTGGATCAGGACAAGACCGAAATCCTCGCGGGTGGATTGTATGCCGTGGGCGTGGAAGACACAGTGATGGTCAAGCGAGTGGAGCGTCTGCCCCGCACGCTGGTCCTTCACAGTGACAACAAGGATTATTCCCCGGTCAAGCTCACCGGTGAGGAGCTGGACAATGTCCGCGTCATCGGGCGTGTGCTCTGGGTGGCGCGGGAATATATGTAG
- the rnr gene encoding ribonuclease R produces MAKHRPGQKRKATPELNEETVLKVFKRAKKPLPRAEVVRALNLKKKDKARVKEILKSLVRQGKLIRIRRAYGLPGPMNIITGTLQMQRGGFGFVIPDDVRRKDIFIGSRQLNGAWHGDKVAVNIIRERTRKNHEGRVVRVIERGRQTLPVRVFKHMRDNEWLVRPTDPLLNFGVWCRNEKGLELQEGDVAICDPGEQIDPTLWQGTFISKLGQETDFKVQEALVKSNHTIRTRFPSDVRDEAENLPQAPAEDQFAGRTDLRHLPLVTIDGEDAKDFDDAVAVERKDGGWVLWVAIADVSHYVRPGSALDREALERGNSYYFPQSVEPMLPERLSNGLCSLRPDEDRLCLAVRMETGPDGQVRGNGELFNAVMKSRARLTYGRVQRALDGNEGERLGLGDIWPMLEQAEQLARKMRKRRMDRGSIDMDIPEPEIRFGKSGRITSIRPSERQFAHMLIEEFMIAANEAVARTLRDAEMPCMYRVHPPADEDKLRALFRLIGQTDPEVQQPKEMTPQAIAGLLQHVRGTEREFLVSRLLLRSMMQAGYSPDDDGHFGLASECYCHFTSPIRRYADLMVHRIVKHKLGAAPEYALPGRKKLDRIAGLINGCERTAMDAEREIDRRASILFLMDKVGQTFKGLISGITDYGFRVELPEVMADGMVRLSSLEDDYYTYWKNRECLVGERTGRAFHIGQSVQVSLDDVSLGRLELSLSLADAENDAKDYKELL; encoded by the coding sequence ATGGCGAAACATCGCCCCGGACAGAAGAGGAAAGCCACTCCGGAACTGAATGAGGAAACCGTCCTCAAGGTTTTCAAGCGGGCCAAGAAACCGCTGCCGAGGGCCGAAGTCGTCAGGGCCCTGAATCTCAAGAAAAAAGACAAGGCGCGGGTCAAGGAAATCCTCAAGTCGCTGGTGCGGCAGGGGAAGCTTATCCGCATCCGTCGCGCGTACGGCCTTCCGGGCCCCATGAACATCATCACCGGCACGTTGCAGATGCAGCGCGGCGGTTTCGGCTTCGTCATCCCCGATGACGTGCGGCGTAAGGATATTTTCATAGGCAGCAGGCAGCTCAACGGGGCATGGCACGGCGACAAGGTGGCCGTGAACATCATCCGCGAGCGCACCCGCAAGAACCATGAGGGGCGCGTGGTGCGAGTCATCGAACGCGGCCGCCAGACCCTGCCGGTGCGCGTCTTCAAGCACATGCGCGACAACGAATGGCTTGTGCGCCCCACCGATCCGCTGCTGAACTTCGGCGTATGGTGTCGCAACGAGAAGGGCCTCGAACTGCAGGAAGGGGATGTGGCCATCTGCGACCCCGGCGAGCAGATCGACCCCACTCTCTGGCAGGGCACGTTCATCTCCAAGCTCGGGCAGGAGACGGATTTCAAGGTGCAGGAGGCGCTGGTCAAATCGAACCACACCATCCGCACCCGTTTCCCTTCGGATGTCCGCGACGAGGCGGAGAATCTGCCGCAGGCACCGGCCGAGGACCAGTTTGCGGGCCGGACGGATCTGCGCCATCTGCCGCTGGTGACCATTGACGGCGAGGACGCCAAGGACTTCGACGACGCCGTGGCGGTGGAACGCAAGGACGGCGGCTGGGTGCTCTGGGTGGCCATCGCCGACGTGAGTCATTACGTACGTCCCGGATCCGCGCTGGATCGCGAGGCGCTTGAGCGCGGCAACTCCTATTATTTCCCGCAGTCCGTTGAGCCCATGCTGCCGGAGCGGCTTTCCAACGGTCTCTGCAGCCTGCGCCCCGATGAGGATCGCCTGTGTCTGGCCGTGCGCATGGAGACCGGCCCGGACGGCCAGGTGCGCGGCAATGGTGAACTGTTCAACGCGGTCATGAAGAGCCGTGCCCGGCTGACCTATGGCCGTGTGCAGCGCGCTTTGGACGGCAACGAGGGCGAAAGGCTCGGCCTCGGCGACATCTGGCCCATGCTGGAGCAGGCTGAACAGCTTGCACGCAAAATGCGCAAGCGGCGCATGGATCGCGGCAGCATCGACATGGACATCCCGGAGCCGGAGATCCGCTTCGGCAAGAGCGGGCGCATCACGTCCATTCGTCCTTCCGAGCGGCAGTTCGCGCATATGCTCATCGAGGAATTCATGATCGCGGCCAACGAGGCCGTGGCCCGGACCCTGCGCGACGCGGAGATGCCGTGCATGTACCGCGTTCACCCGCCTGCGGACGAGGACAAGCTGCGCGCCCTGTTCCGGCTCATCGGACAGACCGACCCGGAAGTGCAGCAGCCCAAGGAGATGACGCCGCAGGCCATCGCCGGACTGTTGCAGCACGTGCGCGGGACCGAGCGCGAATTTCTCGTGAGCCGTCTGCTGCTTCGGTCCATGATGCAGGCCGGGTATTCTCCGGACGACGACGGCCATTTCGGCCTTGCCAGCGAGTGTTACTGCCACTTCACGTCGCCTATCCGGCGCTACGCCGACCTCATGGTGCACCGCATCGTGAAGCACAAGCTCGGGGCCGCGCCGGAATACGCACTGCCGGGCCGCAAGAAGCTGGATCGAATCGCCGGGCTCATCAACGGTTGTGAACGCACGGCCATGGACGCCGAGCGCGAGATCGACCGCCGAGCCTCCATCCTGTTCCTCATGGACAAGGTGGGGCAGACCTTCAAGGGACTCATTTCGGGCATTACGGATTACGGATTCCGCGTCGAGCTGCCGGAAGTCATGGCGGACGGCATGGTGCGACTCTCATCGCTCGAAGACGACTACTATACCTACTGGAAGAACCGCGAGTGCCTTGTGGGCGAACGTACGGGGCGTGCTTTCCACATCGGCCAGTCCGTGCAGGTCAGCCTCGATGACGTAAGCCTCGGCAGGCTGGAACTGAGCCTGTCGCTGGCGGACGCTGAGAATGACGCCAAGGACTACAAGGAACTGCTCTAG